The Triticum aestivum cultivar Chinese Spring chromosome 7B, IWGSC CS RefSeq v2.1, whole genome shotgun sequence genome window below encodes:
- the LOC123162092 gene encoding uncharacterized protein encodes MVGRSTRSGPSFSAAGPVPGNRTARLVGPVRSGPPAAGPNGSSVKDRTGPDRVHPDPHLTTLDLDGVIFSSKYSMDFSSCPNLETVKMHRCSFSIISCDGPIKISSQSVRYLSITDYNFRRYDKQEALISVPNLVYLELGSGRGKVPTFECTPLLLAASIKLDDKDGSFILERLSATINLELMIEPQASAAFRKELIRCTTFSKLKTLSLDDWCVEPDYSPLFYFLQRSPSLENLHLRLSKKYKHAEETDGSYAPIEPFLASKSPRAFNIQCLPKDERVHKIVKVLSSCGVTAELIIINKRIWSSNGSYSDSEHSNYSHPDSEQSNYSHSDSEQEQLD; translated from the exons ATGGTTGGTCGGTCCACTCGGTCCGGCCCGAGCTTCTCTGCCGCCGGTCCGGTCCCTGGAAACAGGACCGCGAGGCtggtcggtccggtccggtccggaccgccgGCCGCCGGTCCAAATGGCAGCTCGGTGAaggaccggaccggcccggaccgtgtccaccctgacccGCATCTCACGACGTTGGATCTCGATGGTGTGATCTTCTCGAGCAAATACTCTATGGATTTCTCGAGTTGCCCGAACCTGGAGACCGTAAAGATGCACCGTTGCTCCTTCTCAATCATAAGCTGTGACGGTCCCATCAAGATATCTTCACAGTCTGTGAGGTATCTTAGCATCACGGACTATAATTTTCGCCGTTATGACAAGCAGGAGGCTCTCATTTCTGTCCCAAACCTCGTCTACCTAGAGCTGGGTAGTGGCCGTGGCAAGGTTCCTACGTTTGAGTGCACGCCGTTGTTGCTAGCAGCATCTATCAAGCTTGACGACAAGGATGGTTCCTTCATCCTTGAGCGCTTGTCAGCTACCATTAATCTAGAGCTCATGATCGAGCCTCAAGCG TCTGCTGCTTTCAGGAAAGAACTAATACGGTGCACCACATTTAGCAAGCTCAAAACTTTGTCACTAGATGATTGGTGTGTGGAGCCTGATTACAGCCCACTATTTTACTTTCTCCAGCGGTCACCAAGTCTCGAGAACCTCCACCTCCGACTATCTAAG AAATATAAACATGCCGAAGAAACAGACGGAAGCTACGCTCCAATAGAACCATTTTTGGCATCGAAGAGTCCTAGGGCTTTCAATATCCAATGCCTGCCCAAAGATGAGCGTGTTCACAAAATTGTGAAGGTCCTGAGTTCATGTGGAGTAACTGCTGAGTTAATCATCATCAACAAAAGAATTTGGTCTTCCAACG GATCATATTCAGATTCAGAGCACTCAAATTATTCACATCCAGATTCAGAGCAGTCAAACtattcacattcagattcagagcAAGAGCAATTGGATTAA